The following coding sequences lie in one Apium graveolens cultivar Ventura chromosome 3, ASM990537v1, whole genome shotgun sequence genomic window:
- the LOC141711245 gene encoding uncharacterized protein LOC141711245 has translation MEAEAIAVHEALCWIQSLGLGNVAVECDALNVVSAVQKGTVYFSEVGSILDSCRHILRQRSDLKIQHVRRQANSVAHNIAKLPCLLGTVNSFTSPPSGVLEFVLRDSMQV, from the coding sequence ATGGAGGCGGAAGCAATAGCTGTGCACGAGGCTCTCTGTTGGATCCAAAGTCTAGGTCTGGGAAATGTTGCAGTCGAGTGTGATGCTCTAAATGTGGTCAGTGCAGTGCAGAAAGGCACTGTTTATTTTTCTGAGGTTGGGAGTATTCTAGATAGTTGTAGGCACATCCTACGACAAAGATCGGATTTAAAGATTCAGCACGTTCGGAGGCAAGCAAATAGTGTAGCTCATAATATAGCTAAACTTCCATGTTTGTTAGGAACTGTGAACTCTTTTACTTCTCCTCCTTCCGGTgtgttggagtttgttcttcgTGATTCTATGCAAGTTTAA
- the LOC141710502 gene encoding uncharacterized protein LOC141710502 yields the protein MLRGSSGFYSYAIYEHLEEWPGLNLDETRIAFKLRKDVFHYMSMADNRQRFMPLPDDRLRHRGVALAYPEAVLVVDLVEPKFKGEVDDKYHLRVHRWISTDQSVGFWQITASDEFRTGGPVKQNLTSHVGPTTLAMFISAHYAGSDLVPKFKQVYGPVFIYLNTDDGLDPLALWNDAKTQMSIEVENWPYDSPASKDFPSKDQRGNVYGRLLVHDTNISEIDFSAKGAYLGLASPGEDGSWQRECKDYQFWTQADENGCFSINNIRVGDYNLYGWVPNTLGDYKYDVYINITAGLTNTFYVPDPNPRYINKLFINHPDRFKQYKIHVFFTDLYPVEDLVYTVGESDYTKDWFSAHVTRKKDDKTYKGTAWQIRFNLEEVSNEEPYALSLALASAAQAELQVRVNNPSREAVFTTGMIGGDNAIARHGIHGLYCLCTIEILGNNLIEGENTIYLTQASSTSPFQGIM from the exons ATGCTACGTGGTTCATCAGGCTTTTACTCCTATGCTATTTACGAGCATTTAGAGGAATGGCCAGGGCTAAACCTCGACGAAACAAGGATTGCCTTTAAACTCAGAAAGGATGT GTTTCACTACATGTCAATGGCAGATAATAGGCAAAGATTTATGCCACTGCCAGATGACAGATTACGGCACAGAGGGGTTGCCTTGGCCTATCCAGAAGCAGTCCTTGTAGTTGATCTAGTGGAACCTAAGTTCAAAGGAGAA GTGGATGACAAATATCATTTAAGAGTCCACAGGTGGATCTCTACGGACCAATCTGTAGGCTTCTGGCAAATCACAGCCAGTGATGAGTTTCGTACTGGTGGACCTGTTAAACAGAACCTTACTTCTCATGTTGGTCCTACAACACTTGCT ATGTTCATAAGTGCTCACTATGCTGGAAGTGATTTGGTCCCCAAGTTTAAACAAGTGTATGGCCCCGTATTCATCTATCTTAATACTGATGATGGTCTTGACCCCCTTGCACTTTGGAACGACGCCAAAACACAG ATGTCGATTGAAGTGGAAAACTGGCCTTACGACTCTCCTGCTTCCAAAGATTTTCCTTCAAAAGACCAACGGGGCAATGTATATGGAAGATTGCTCGTCCATGACAC GAACATCAGTGAAATTGATTTTTCAGCAAAGGGGGCTTATCTGGGATTAGCCTCACCAGGAGAAGATGGTTCTTGGCAAAGAGAATGCAAG GATTATCAGTTTTGGACCCAAGCAGACGAAAATGGTTGTTTCTCCATTAACAACATTCGTGTTGGTGATTATAATTTATATGGATGGGTTCCTAATACTCTAGGAGATTACAAATATGATGTTTATATCAACATAACAGCAGGTCTCACTAATACATTTTATGTTCCTGATCCTAACCCTAGATATATCAATAAGTTGTTCATTAATCACCCTGACAGGTTTA AACAatacaaaattcatgtttttttTACAGATTTATATCCAGTTGAGGACTTGGTTTACACAGTTGGTGAGAGTGATTATACAAAAGACTGGTTCTCTGCTCATGTTACTAG GAAGAAAGATGATAAAACATACAAAGGAACCGCTTGGCAGATCAGATTTAATCTAGAGGAGGTGAGTAATGAAGAGCCTTACGCGCTGAGCCTGGCATTGGCATCTGCAGCTCAAGCAGAACTGCAG GTAAGAGTAAACAATCCAAGTAGGGAAGCAGTGTTTACAACAGGGATGATAGGAGGAGATAATGCAATAGCAAGACATGGAATACATGGGTTGTATTGTCTCTGCACAATTGAAATACTGGGAAATAATCTTATTGAAGGAGAAAATACAATCTATTTGACACAAGCATCAAGTACTAGTCCTTTTCAAGGCATCATGTAG
- the LOC141711377 gene encoding uncharacterized protein LOC141711377 isoform X1, with amino-acid sequence MSNSGMLLHAQDDYIVVDNGVLQITLINPGGNLTRIQYGGIDNVLEMQNKDLNGGFWDLNWSEAGSRKNRGKFDTITGTSFKIIVENEKQMELSFTRTWVPSDQGEHAPLYIDKRFVILRGVSGFYSYAIYKHLKVMPAFNLNTSRIAFMLRKDKFHYMAVADNRQRYMPHPDDRLPGRGEQLDYPEAVRLVDPIEPEFKGEVDDKYQYSIENKDNRVHGWICFDPPVGFWQITPSNEFRNGGPLKQDLSSHVNPSTLAIFLTSHYAGEDLLIKLGAGEEWTKVLGPVFIYLNSVPSAANALSLWEDAKEQMNKETNCWPYSFVASDDFPNSDCRGTIRGRLLVYDRFITEFNVPAALAFVGLAAPGDAGSWQRESKGYQFWTKANEYGEFTITNVRAGIYNLFAWVPGFIGDYRCDVEICISSGCDIDVGDLVYEPPRDGPTMWEIGIPDRSAAEFYIPDPNPKYINKLYVNHPDRFRQYGLWERYADLYPDEDLVYTIGVSDYTKDWFFAQVNRKLGDGTYKTSTWQIKFEVLEVERFKSYKLRLALASAHHSDLQVRINDPEADKPLFSTGEIGDDNAIARHGIHGLYWLFTVDIPGDQLVEGDINTIYLTQSKSSSPFQGIMYDYIRLEAPCLENVKATSY; translated from the exons ATGTCTAATTCAGGAATGTTGTTACATGCCCAAGATGATTAT ATAGTGGTAGATAATGGAGTACTCCAGATCACATTAATCAATCCGGGAGGAAATTTGACCAGAATACAGTACGGTGGAATTGATAATGTACTTGAAATGCAAAACAAAGATTTGAATGGAGG GTTTTGGGACCTGAACTGGAGTGAAGCTGGAAGTCGAAAGAACAGGGGGAAATTTGATAC GATTACTGGAACTAGTTTCAAGATTATAGTGGAAAACGAGAAGCAGATGGAACTCTCATTTACAAGAACATGGGTTCCTTCAGATCAGGGTGAGCACGCCCCCTTGTATATCGACAAAAG GTTTGTGATATTGCGTGGCGTCTCAGGATTTTACTCCTACGCAATATATAAACACTTGAAGGTTATGCCAGCCTTTAATCTCAACACGAGCAGGATAGCTTTCATGCTCAGAAAAGATAA GTTTCACTATATGGCTGTAGCAGATAACAGGCAAAGGTATATGCCACACCCCGATGATCGGCTACCAGGTAGAGGAGAACAGCTAGACTACCCTGAAGCAGTTCGGCTTGTTGATCCAATTGAACCAGAATTTAAAGGGGAG GTTGATGACAAGTACCAATACTCCATTGAGAACAAAGATAATCGTGTTCATGGGTGGATATGCTTTGATCCACCAGTTGGATTCTGGCAAATTACACCAAGCAATGAGTTTCGCAATGGAGGGCCACTAAAACAAGATCTAAGCTCTCATGTGAATCCATCCACCCTAGCG ATATTCTTAACTTCTCATTATGCTGGAGAAGATCTTCTGATAAAACTCGGAGCAGGGGAAGAGTGGACGAAAGTTCTTGGCCCAGTTTTTATCTATCTAAATTCTGTACCAAGTGCTGCTAATGCTCTTTCCCTCTGGGAAGATGCAAAAGAACAG ATGAATAAAGAAACCAACTGCTGGCCTTACAGTTTCGTAGCCTCAGATGATTTTCCCAATTCAGATTGCAGAGGCACCATTAGGGGCAGATTGCTAGTTTATGACAG GTTTATCACTGAATTCAATGTTCCAGCAGCCCTTGCATTTGTGGGGTTGGCTGCACCAGGAGATGCTGGATCATGGCAAAGAGAAAGCAAG GGTTACCAATTTTGGACTAAAGCTAATGAATACGGTGAATTCACCATTACAAATGTACGTGCTGGAATTTATAATCTTTTTGCATGGGTTCCTGGTTTTATAGGGGATTATCGATGTGATGTTGAAATTTGTATATCATCAG GTTGTGACATTGATGTGGGTGATTTAGTGTATGAACCTCCAAGAGATGGTCCTACAATGTGGGAAATTGGGATTCCTGATCGATCTGCTGCAGAATTTTACATTCCCGACCCAAACCCAAAATATATCAACAAACTTTATGTCAATCATCCAGACAG GTTTAGGCAATATGGCCTTTGGGAACGATATGCAGATCTATATCCGGATGAAGATCTAGTTTATACAATTGGTGTTAGTGACTACACAAAAGATTGGTTCTTTGCTCAGGTCAATAG GAAATTAGGAGATGGCACTTACAAAACAAGTACATGGCAGATCAAGTTTGAAGTACTAGAAGTTGAAAGATTTAAAAGCTACAAACTACGATTGGCACTTGCATCTGCACATCATTCTGATTTACAG GTAAGGATTAATGATCCTGAAGCCGATAAGCCTCTGTTTTCAACTGGAGAAATTGGGGACGATAATGCAATTGCAAGGCATGGAATCCATGGGCTCTACTGGTTGTTCACTGTGGACATTCCGGGTGATCAACTCGTGGAAGGGGACATCAACACCATATATTTGACACAATCAAAGAGCAGCAGTCCTTTCCAGGGGATTATGTATGATTACATTCGTCTGGAAGCTCCTTGTCTAGAAAATGTTAAAGCTACATCATACTAG
- the LOC141711377 gene encoding uncharacterized protein LOC141711377 isoform X2 — MGMILVCMFSLHPKQKMITGTSFKIIVENEKQMELSFTRTWVPSDQGEHAPLYIDKRFVILRGVSGFYSYAIYKHLKVMPAFNLNTSRIAFMLRKDKFHYMAVADNRQRYMPHPDDRLPGRGEQLDYPEAVRLVDPIEPEFKGEVDDKYQYSIENKDNRVHGWICFDPPVGFWQITPSNEFRNGGPLKQDLSSHVNPSTLAIFLTSHYAGEDLLIKLGAGEEWTKVLGPVFIYLNSVPSAANALSLWEDAKEQMNKETNCWPYSFVASDDFPNSDCRGTIRGRLLVYDRFITEFNVPAALAFVGLAAPGDAGSWQRESKGYQFWTKANEYGEFTITNVRAGIYNLFAWVPGFIGDYRCDVEICISSGCDIDVGDLVYEPPRDGPTMWEIGIPDRSAAEFYIPDPNPKYINKLYVNHPDRFRQYGLWERYADLYPDEDLVYTIGVSDYTKDWFFAQVNRKLGDGTYKTSTWQIKFEVLEVERFKSYKLRLALASAHHSDLQVRINDPEADKPLFSTGEIGDDNAIARHGIHGLYWLFTVDIPGDQLVEGDINTIYLTQSKSSSPFQGIMYDYIRLEAPCLENVKATSY; from the exons ATGGGAATGATACTTGTGTGCATGTTTAGTTTGCATCCTAAACAGAAAAT GATTACTGGAACTAGTTTCAAGATTATAGTGGAAAACGAGAAGCAGATGGAACTCTCATTTACAAGAACATGGGTTCCTTCAGATCAGGGTGAGCACGCCCCCTTGTATATCGACAAAAG GTTTGTGATATTGCGTGGCGTCTCAGGATTTTACTCCTACGCAATATATAAACACTTGAAGGTTATGCCAGCCTTTAATCTCAACACGAGCAGGATAGCTTTCATGCTCAGAAAAGATAA GTTTCACTATATGGCTGTAGCAGATAACAGGCAAAGGTATATGCCACACCCCGATGATCGGCTACCAGGTAGAGGAGAACAGCTAGACTACCCTGAAGCAGTTCGGCTTGTTGATCCAATTGAACCAGAATTTAAAGGGGAG GTTGATGACAAGTACCAATACTCCATTGAGAACAAAGATAATCGTGTTCATGGGTGGATATGCTTTGATCCACCAGTTGGATTCTGGCAAATTACACCAAGCAATGAGTTTCGCAATGGAGGGCCACTAAAACAAGATCTAAGCTCTCATGTGAATCCATCCACCCTAGCG ATATTCTTAACTTCTCATTATGCTGGAGAAGATCTTCTGATAAAACTCGGAGCAGGGGAAGAGTGGACGAAAGTTCTTGGCCCAGTTTTTATCTATCTAAATTCTGTACCAAGTGCTGCTAATGCTCTTTCCCTCTGGGAAGATGCAAAAGAACAG ATGAATAAAGAAACCAACTGCTGGCCTTACAGTTTCGTAGCCTCAGATGATTTTCCCAATTCAGATTGCAGAGGCACCATTAGGGGCAGATTGCTAGTTTATGACAG GTTTATCACTGAATTCAATGTTCCAGCAGCCCTTGCATTTGTGGGGTTGGCTGCACCAGGAGATGCTGGATCATGGCAAAGAGAAAGCAAG GGTTACCAATTTTGGACTAAAGCTAATGAATACGGTGAATTCACCATTACAAATGTACGTGCTGGAATTTATAATCTTTTTGCATGGGTTCCTGGTTTTATAGGGGATTATCGATGTGATGTTGAAATTTGTATATCATCAG GTTGTGACATTGATGTGGGTGATTTAGTGTATGAACCTCCAAGAGATGGTCCTACAATGTGGGAAATTGGGATTCCTGATCGATCTGCTGCAGAATTTTACATTCCCGACCCAAACCCAAAATATATCAACAAACTTTATGTCAATCATCCAGACAG GTTTAGGCAATATGGCCTTTGGGAACGATATGCAGATCTATATCCGGATGAAGATCTAGTTTATACAATTGGTGTTAGTGACTACACAAAAGATTGGTTCTTTGCTCAGGTCAATAG GAAATTAGGAGATGGCACTTACAAAACAAGTACATGGCAGATCAAGTTTGAAGTACTAGAAGTTGAAAGATTTAAAAGCTACAAACTACGATTGGCACTTGCATCTGCACATCATTCTGATTTACAG GTAAGGATTAATGATCCTGAAGCCGATAAGCCTCTGTTTTCAACTGGAGAAATTGGGGACGATAATGCAATTGCAAGGCATGGAATCCATGGGCTCTACTGGTTGTTCACTGTGGACATTCCGGGTGATCAACTCGTGGAAGGGGACATCAACACCATATATTTGACACAATCAAAGAGCAGCAGTCCTTTCCAGGGGATTATGTATGATTACATTCGTCTGGAAGCTCCTTGTCTAGAAAATGTTAAAGCTACATCATACTAG
- the LOC141711377 gene encoding uncharacterized protein LOC141711377 isoform X3 produces MELSFTRTWVPSDQGEHAPLYIDKRFVILRGVSGFYSYAIYKHLKVMPAFNLNTSRIAFMLRKDKFHYMAVADNRQRYMPHPDDRLPGRGEQLDYPEAVRLVDPIEPEFKGEVDDKYQYSIENKDNRVHGWICFDPPVGFWQITPSNEFRNGGPLKQDLSSHVNPSTLAIFLTSHYAGEDLLIKLGAGEEWTKVLGPVFIYLNSVPSAANALSLWEDAKEQMNKETNCWPYSFVASDDFPNSDCRGTIRGRLLVYDRFITEFNVPAALAFVGLAAPGDAGSWQRESKGYQFWTKANEYGEFTITNVRAGIYNLFAWVPGFIGDYRCDVEICISSGCDIDVGDLVYEPPRDGPTMWEIGIPDRSAAEFYIPDPNPKYINKLYVNHPDRFRQYGLWERYADLYPDEDLVYTIGVSDYTKDWFFAQVNRKLGDGTYKTSTWQIKFEVLEVERFKSYKLRLALASAHHSDLQVRINDPEADKPLFSTGEIGDDNAIARHGIHGLYWLFTVDIPGDQLVEGDINTIYLTQSKSSSPFQGIMYDYIRLEAPCLENVKATSY; encoded by the exons ATGGAACTCTCATTTACAAGAACATGGGTTCCTTCAGATCAGGGTGAGCACGCCCCCTTGTATATCGACAAAAG GTTTGTGATATTGCGTGGCGTCTCAGGATTTTACTCCTACGCAATATATAAACACTTGAAGGTTATGCCAGCCTTTAATCTCAACACGAGCAGGATAGCTTTCATGCTCAGAAAAGATAA GTTTCACTATATGGCTGTAGCAGATAACAGGCAAAGGTATATGCCACACCCCGATGATCGGCTACCAGGTAGAGGAGAACAGCTAGACTACCCTGAAGCAGTTCGGCTTGTTGATCCAATTGAACCAGAATTTAAAGGGGAG GTTGATGACAAGTACCAATACTCCATTGAGAACAAAGATAATCGTGTTCATGGGTGGATATGCTTTGATCCACCAGTTGGATTCTGGCAAATTACACCAAGCAATGAGTTTCGCAATGGAGGGCCACTAAAACAAGATCTAAGCTCTCATGTGAATCCATCCACCCTAGCG ATATTCTTAACTTCTCATTATGCTGGAGAAGATCTTCTGATAAAACTCGGAGCAGGGGAAGAGTGGACGAAAGTTCTTGGCCCAGTTTTTATCTATCTAAATTCTGTACCAAGTGCTGCTAATGCTCTTTCCCTCTGGGAAGATGCAAAAGAACAG ATGAATAAAGAAACCAACTGCTGGCCTTACAGTTTCGTAGCCTCAGATGATTTTCCCAATTCAGATTGCAGAGGCACCATTAGGGGCAGATTGCTAGTTTATGACAG GTTTATCACTGAATTCAATGTTCCAGCAGCCCTTGCATTTGTGGGGTTGGCTGCACCAGGAGATGCTGGATCATGGCAAAGAGAAAGCAAG GGTTACCAATTTTGGACTAAAGCTAATGAATACGGTGAATTCACCATTACAAATGTACGTGCTGGAATTTATAATCTTTTTGCATGGGTTCCTGGTTTTATAGGGGATTATCGATGTGATGTTGAAATTTGTATATCATCAG GTTGTGACATTGATGTGGGTGATTTAGTGTATGAACCTCCAAGAGATGGTCCTACAATGTGGGAAATTGGGATTCCTGATCGATCTGCTGCAGAATTTTACATTCCCGACCCAAACCCAAAATATATCAACAAACTTTATGTCAATCATCCAGACAG GTTTAGGCAATATGGCCTTTGGGAACGATATGCAGATCTATATCCGGATGAAGATCTAGTTTATACAATTGGTGTTAGTGACTACACAAAAGATTGGTTCTTTGCTCAGGTCAATAG GAAATTAGGAGATGGCACTTACAAAACAAGTACATGGCAGATCAAGTTTGAAGTACTAGAAGTTGAAAGATTTAAAAGCTACAAACTACGATTGGCACTTGCATCTGCACATCATTCTGATTTACAG GTAAGGATTAATGATCCTGAAGCCGATAAGCCTCTGTTTTCAACTGGAGAAATTGGGGACGATAATGCAATTGCAAGGCATGGAATCCATGGGCTCTACTGGTTGTTCACTGTGGACATTCCGGGTGATCAACTCGTGGAAGGGGACATCAACACCATATATTTGACACAATCAAAGAGCAGCAGTCCTTTCCAGGGGATTATGTATGATTACATTCGTCTGGAAGCTCCTTGTCTAGAAAATGTTAAAGCTACATCATACTAG